The following DNA comes from Eubalaena glacialis isolate mEubGla1 chromosome 1, mEubGla1.1.hap2.+ XY, whole genome shotgun sequence.
CAGAATTAGAGAGATGAGAAGATGCTATGATATTGGCTTagaggatggaggaaggggccgggAGCCAAAAGGCAGGAAGCCTCCAGAAGctgcaaaaggcaaggaaatggattccccctgagagcctccagaaggaatgcagttccaccaacaccttgattttggcccattGTGATCCAATTTAAGCCTTCTGACCTCTAGAagtgtaagataatacatttgtattgttttaggtTACTAAGTTTGTAGCAATTTATTACAGCGCCAGTAGGAAACTACTACAGGGCTGGATCCACAGAAGTGCTCTGTTGGACCTACACACAGTGTTTTGAAAATTTGGAAATGTTACCtaagagtgcagagtcctagcTTCTCTTGGAGAGCGGGGGGAGGGGGCTAACAACAGAAGAGCTAGTAatgattttctgtatttcttgGTGATGGAAATCAGCTGGAGCAGGGTAGAGGCTGTCTCTTTCGGACGGGGCAGGGGCTCTGCACTATTCCACCGTGCGCTTTACCAGCCTGGCCGTTGATCTCACAGGTTAGGGATCGAAAGTTCATCTACATTCTACATGAAAGAATGACCTTTAACTTGCTAAAATTTATAAGTGAGAAATTGGGGGcaggaatggggaaaaaaaaaaggaccatgtACACAAATGGAAACTTCCTTCTTATTCATCCTGGACTTTTAACATAAATGAGAACACGACTTTCTACATGCACTCTAAGCTCTTAAAGCCTTGAATGGTTTACCTGCAAAAGGTGGTCCCAGCAACGCAGAGATGCCGTTAGCACAGATGATGATGCCGTACGCGTTGGCTAAGTGCTCAATCCCCACCAAGTCTTCAGTCACCACCGGCATCAGGGAGAAATAACCGCTGGAAAACCCTATCAGTGCACAGATGACTGCCAGGCCAGCGTACGTGTGCATCAAGGGCAGAATAAAAATGCTGAGGACTAGGGTGAAGTTGGTCATCAGGAAGACATTCCAAACGCTGATGCAAGGTAAGTCGGCCACAACGCCGAGGATCACTTTTCCGAAGATATGAACTATCGCTATGATCGAAGTCAGAGGGAAAACATCGTTTTGCTCTGATAAATTATACAAATTGACTATTTCTGGGAGGTGAATGAAAGGGATGACAAAGCTGCTGTATGCAAACAGAGCCCAGAAAATAAAGGCAACAAACATCCGATTAGTAAAGAGCGAGGCTGTCCCAAAATAGCCCAAGTACCAATCCCGGAAGCCCTTCCTGACCCTCACGGTCAGCCGGCTCACGGTCTTCAGAACCCGAAAGGCGCACACGTCCTTTCTGTGTGCAGCCTTCTCGTGGCACGCCTGGGCTGGCATGTCCCCGAGGGAGTCCTCGGTGCCGGGGCCGCCCCCCTTCTCTTCCGCTCCGCCCAGCTGTCCACTGGACCGAACAGATTCGGTGGGGTGAGCCGGGAGGACGTGTGGCTCTTTCCCTTCTGGGTCGTCTCCATCCGTCCCAGGAGAGAGGGGCCTCATGAGCGCCCCGCAAACACACAGGTTCAGGGACACCGCGCCTTGGATGAACATGGCATTCCGCCATCCGTACTCTGCGCACAGGTACTTGAGCAAAACCGTCATGAGGAATGTGCCAAACCCGGTCCCGGTGGTGCTGAGGCCCTGGGCGAGCGCGCGCCTCTTCTGGAAGTACCTGCCCACCATGACCACGGCCGGCAAGTAGGCCATCCCGCTGCCAAAGCCTGCGCACCCGAGAGGGAAGAAAAGGCACACGGCACAGCGTAAATGGCCATAGCCCGAATCTGCAGCCTTTAAAGATCATCTGCATTTCATTATGTTAGTTTCTATAACTTTTCTTTCAAACAAAGAAATAACCATGATGGTAAAAAAGGAGCTCGAGGGGTAAGTTCCAAGATTCACCCAAAGAAGCCCACTTCTAGTCTATCATTTCCCCCAACAGGCTTTTCAGCATAGGttactccaataataataataataataaacgattatattaaataaataaataacaaatatatataaaagaattaaataaataaaataagtctgCATTCTCACGTCAGAATATAAGCTCCACCAGGGCAGGACTGTGTCTGTGTCATCGCCCCTGGTATGCCGGGCACTGCTCAGAACATGCAGTGCACGCTTAGtgattgttgaaagaatgaatggattcTGCGGGCTCTGCTGTCAGCGCTAATTGCACTTAATACACAGGAAAGGACTCATGTGCAAGGGGATGAAGAGTGACTCCAGGCAATTTACAGAAGCCTCAGGAATGGGCCAATGTGTTCCCAAATGAATTAGAAGactaaaaggaattaaaatgtacCTATAAGGATACGTAGCTGCTAGACGTCAAAATCACCTAATACGCATTTGCATCTCTGGTTTTTAATTGTATCTTTCTTAGAAAATAGGAACAGTTTGTGATTTACGGGCACAAAATTAAAATGCTGGTGGGGAAGATTGTGTCTGTTGGGGGCAGGGTGTACTGGGAGTGCTTTGTGCTTTCTGCCCAATTTtgctgaacctaaaactgctctataaATGAagcctatttaaaaataaaataaatatgaaataaaataaaatgctggccAAGAGGTTGAGGGTTGTGTTCTTAACTTCTAGGTACACACAGAGGGAAACCGTAAGCCCCGCTTCAGGTGGTCATGGGGCCACACACGGTTCTAATGCTCACAACCTCCTGACATTAGGATAGCAGCTTGATAGGAGAAGAGACTGACCAATAGCACTCCCCAAAGCCGAGAAGCTTCCCCAGTTTAGCATCATTTAATAGTTTCAGAATTACTTGAATTTGGAAGGAGAGCAGAGCTTCCCTAGTTTAGCATCATTTAATAGTTTCAGAATTACTTGAATTTGGAAGGACAGCAGAGTTTCCCTAGTTTAGCATCATTTAATAGTTTCAGAATTACTTGAATTTGGAAGGACAGCAGAGCTTCCCTAGTTTAGCATCATTTAATAGTTTCAGAATTACTTGAATTTGAAAGGAGAGCAGAGCGGTCATACCTGCAAACATAGTAACAATTACCACTAATTGAGTGGTGAGGATGTGCCGATTGCTTTTCAGGCTTTATCTGATTTAGTTTTCACAATAATCCAAAAGCTACCTGTGGTTATACCCATGTTATAAAAGGGGCCTTGAACCTCATGGAGATTAAGAAATTTTCACCAGACCCTGCAGCAGGTAACTGGAGAATCCGGGTTGGAATTCAGACCCAACTGCAGAAGTCTGGTCCCTTTCCACTGCCTGCACTGCCTCTCACCCTAAACTGCCCATCTCCCCAGCTGCCAGCACATTGCTGCAGAAGGATGTTGCTTCGGTTTCTAAAATAAGCTCCGAGAAGCAACCTGCCTCCTTTATTTACCTTAGAGCAGTGATCATCTACAGCAGCTGTCAGGCGCCAACATCCTCAACCAGCTGCTCCTCAGACGGATACCCTTGTTTTAAGAACAATTAAGCCAGCTTCTAAGTAATTCCCAGCAAAAGCAGGGGCAGGTCCCCAAGCCACCTGCCGAGCCTCAGCGAGGGCAGCAACATAGCAATCATTTGCGTTACGGGAGAGAGGAGCATGAAGAAAACGGCTATCCTTAATTTTGAACCAAACTCTGAATTAACTTTTATGAGTTTTAAGTCCACAAAAGGCAGAAATCTCTAATTTCCTAATATTTAAAAGGGACATAGAAAAACATTCAATAGTCCATAAACTGGTCCTACATCCTGACCCGTTGGTTGACTTTCAGTTATCTGCATGCTGTTTGAGAAAATTAATCGAATTCTGAAGACTTCTTTGGCTAATATGAATCGTGAGGGGCTTATCTCTTTATAAAATCTGGTTGTTCCCTTTGCTAGAATGTTCCTACCCTCAGAGAGCCCTAGGGCTTAGGCCCCGTCTCCCGCTCCCAGTTCATCTTCTCAGTAACGCCCACACGACCAtcctactttattatttttttatttctattaaaaaaaaatttgggggggtataattgatttacaatgttatgttagtttcaggtatacagctgaCCATCCTACTTTAAAATGCAAGCCTCTCTTGCCCCCCACTCCCATTCCCAATCTCTCTTgccctacttttcttttttcctatagtAAGTACTTAACAGtacaatttactttttattgtgtGTATTGTGTATGATCTGACCCCTCCTCCCCTACAGCTACcactataagctccatgagggcagggatcttcTTCTGTTGTGTTTACCGATACATCTCTTCCAagcacctaggacagtgcctggcacataacagaggaatggaatgaataaaagaaagttCTATGGGGAAGTAAAGTgatcatattttgaaataatagccACCTTTTTCATACCGGTTAAATTGATACTTCCACAGTTAAGGTACAAAAAAACTCAGCTGAAAAATCAGGGTATCAGtggttattttgaaaaaataattatttgttaaagaaCCAAGAAATTCCTTGATATTAAATACTGTGGCACAGTATTATTGTCCTTATGATTGTACTGGGGAGATGTGTAGTAGAAAGAACCTAGCTGGccttgggtttaaatcctggctccactcCCCATAAGTAACCATGTGACCTTGACCAAGTCAGTTAAACATGCAGAGGCCCAGCCCATTGGTGCTGTGTTCCTGATGTATACATAAGTGTAATACACCTATGTAATAGCACACTGTCAATTAACGCTACCCTCTTACCTCTTATAACAGGCTATTGGTTAATGAAACAGTTTGAATCAGATTCAAAGTAAGCTTTTAAAAACCAGGTGGTTTAATGAACTCCCacatacccatcacccagcttcaacagttaTCAACTCCTGGCAATTCTTGCCTCAATCCCGCCtctaccccaacacacacacacacacacacacacactccttcctccatattattttgaaacaaatcccaAATATATCatttcatgtgcaaatattttagtATAAATCTCTAAATAGAAGAATTCTTTAAACTGCATAATCATATCAGTATCTTAtctgaaaaaatgaataattctttGATATCATAAGATATCCAAAGGTGTTCATATTTCCAATTCTCTCATAAatgaccatatttttaaaaaatttgtttaaatcagGATCCAAGTAAGGCCCACACATTGCTATTTGTTGATACGTATTTTaagtcttaatttctctctctttctttttctctcgcAATTTACTTCTTGAGGAAACTAGATCATTTGTCCTGTTAAATTTGTCCATTCTGCATTTTGCTGATGGCAcaaaagtttactttttaaaatttgatttgtcACTGACAATAACCAGCAACCTAAATTTAATGTGGTTGTGGATCTCTAAACAGCAGCAGAATGAAATAACTAATAGGAACTGAATTGAGGGACAAAGCCTAAGAGTAGGACCAATTATAACTTCGTTTTACTAATAAATGCTTCCATGTGTGAGAAAAAAATCCGTGCCTAATGCTACAAGCATCTATTACCCTCTCCATGTCCTTAACAGCACCTCCCCTTCCTAATGTGACTTTGTGATTCGTAATCAGCACAATTATTCTATGAGCATGTAGGACAGGCCTTGGGGATATTGAGGCTCAAGCCCAGCGGTCAAGCAGGGCCCTGGAACAATTCTTCACCATGCTCAGGTTTAGAGGCCGGGCTTGTACCCAGAGAAGCCAGGTAGAAGAAGAAGgcccagagggagagagaagatccTGTGGTTCTGAGTAAAAAGCATGCATGGCGGGGAAAAGCTGTCTCCAGAAGCCAAGTTTAAGAGAATGGAGCTCTTAAATGGCAAAGCTGAAGAAATTTGTCCAGATTCTCCTGGCTAAGTAAGATCGCTCAAATGGATGTTAGTTTTCTGCTTAATAGGAGGACATCCATGCAATTTTAATTGCctagatgttaaaaaacaaatacaaacacatcTGCCTCAAATGCTTTTTGTAATGAAGAAAGATGTCAACAAAGTCTCTTTCAAACATACATTATTGTACAgtgatatatatatctctctctctctcaatcagttgctttttaaaaatttttgttttttatttaaaaatttttttaattttttttttgttgtttcaatcACTTGCTTTTTGCAGATCTTTGCAtctaactttctttcttttctacgaAATAAGGGTCAATCAGCTTCAACATGCCTCACGAACAACAGCCCAACAGTATATAAGCTAACTGATTTAGCTGGATTTTCCACttaaacataattatatatatatttgtggaggaggtgaatacatttattttcagagACTTTCTTTGGGTGTTTCCTGTATTAAAAAGAGGGAGCAATAAAGTGTCTCAAGAAACACTTTCCTTTCACTGGCCTCCTGATTTTCTTTCCTAATTCCTTgtatccataaatatttgttgattaaataagtgaatgaataaacaaatgaatgaatatggagATCATATTATTTGAGAACCAATAAGCAACTAACTGcaagaaataaaattccatttaaacAAAGAGTCTAACCATAGACATCTCTAGATGATGGGAATCAATTTCAAGTCCCAGTTTTGGGGATCAGGTCATAGTCCTTATAACCAAACACCACGGATCAAGTTCCTTGGGGCTCCCACGTGTCTGCCCAGAGACCCCAGTGTGGCTCCTTAGTCTCAGCGGAAGGAGTTTATTTCCTCACCTATAATATAAAAATCCCCGCGCCAGCTCTATTCATTGGACCGTTATGGGGCAAAGTTTCTAAAATGCCTCAGGGAAAACATCTTGAGTTGTTCTTTAAGAGCTGTTATCAAGTCCTTCAGATCAATGGTTTCCAAACTCAGCTTCACAGGATACAGAAGTGCTTTAGGTGTATATGTGGACAGATGTACATTACAGAGAACCAACTTGTCAACTTATATGGACAGTGAGTTTTTATGTTCACTGTCTCCTGCTACCATAAAGCATATACTTAAGCTTATAATATAATAAACATGTTATATACAATAACAATTATATATTAGCTAACATTTGCTCAAGActttattatgtgccaagcattgtgctaagtgcttcataCGGATGATCTCATGTCATCATTTCAACAACCCTGTAAACCAAGCACTCTattatcccattttgcagataaggagactgaggcataagtaagttaagtaactttcccaaagtcacacagataacaagtgaaagaaaaaaagcaagaattcCAAACTCTAACTTTGAACTCTTATGCAAACACTGCCATCAGTGTGCCACTTATTAGGATTATAGCTCTGTACTCAAAAAAGTCAGGCTGGCTCTGGTTCACTGAAATACAATTGTATGAGTAAGAAACCACTTACCTGTGTGCATTCTGCTACCTGTTGATAAAGGAAATTATGGCTGGGAATACATTTTGCAGAACAGATATGCAAACTGTGCTGCCTGGCAGCCAATTTTTATATATCTCCTGGGGACTGACATTTTGCTCTGGATTTGATTCTTAGAGTCTCTACATCTATGTGGGTTTTGCTGCTATTCCATTAATTTGAACAGGGCTGAaggagaaaatgatttttctctgatTCACGCTGGATTCTGCAGttattaaatgagagaatgttATTAATATGTCTGTTATGTTACAAGAGAAGGGAATAGCACTTAGAACCAGGTatagaaaatttaattaaaatctaTTAGGAAGGCCAAGTACAGCTGTTAGGCCGTTTCCTCATGCTTAAGGcatatttaatatcttatattaaaaagtatttccTGGAGGATAGGATATGGTTGGGCTCGGGTGGAGGAGACAAAGGGACAAAATATTTAATGGGTCTCTTTTCTCTACAGTGAAATTCATTGCCAAAATGCCCAAGAGAAACATATAAAGTCAagtttaagggaattccctggtggtccagtggttagggggtccacgcttccaccgcagggggcataggttcgatccttggtcggggaactaagatcccgcgtggtgtggccaaaaataaaaataaataaatgaataaagtcaaGTTTAAGAAAATCACTACGCTTACCGGCTGCCACTCCGAAGGTAATGAAGAGATAATGCACGTTTCCGGCGTAGGCACTCAACACCCAGCCCAGCGAGTTCAGCAGCCCTCCGATGATCGCGGTCTGGCGGCACCCACAGGTGTTAATGAACAAGCCAATGAAAGGTCCTGTCACAGAACATTGAaaaaagaatgactaaaataaCTAACGGCGTTTTATTTTCCTACTTTCTTAGGGAGTCCTCATATGAAGACAAAGAATACAATATTACTAGAGCTCTCaactaaaacaaaccaaaaccacaccCCTGCTTTATGTGCAGAAAGCTTCTGGCATGCAAAGATAGGTTTCAGTAATTTCACTGGAGAGCACAAGGTTCTAGATTTTCAAGGAAGACAGACCCGAAATAAACAGACCAGTTGATTTCATTCTCTTGTCTACAGCAGAGGTCCTAAGCTAGTGGTCTAGGTGCTCCATCCAGCCTGTGgatgcattttgtttatccagaacaaagtttaaaaatgttttgaatcagttgccaacatttaaaaattcagattattCACAAAAATCCAGTGGCCACACAGAATACCTTCCCACACAGTCCAGAGCAGCTGACCCTGTTTTGCTGTGGCACACCCTCTCTAGTTTGCTGCAGTCTCCACCCTTCCCTGCAGCCTTGTATTTGACATCCTGCCGTCATTTACATTACTTGTTTGGCCTCTGTATACATTTGAGTTTTTTACTGTAGATCTAAAGGGAGTACAGAAAGGGGGGTTCTCAGGACCTCCATGCTTCAAGAAAGGAACCTATAGCCTGTTTTCATGAGGACATCCAGATGCAAACCAAGCCGGAAGGAACTCCATTGCTTCATACATACTTCAGCCTCCGCTGACTCTCGGTCCCTGACTGGACCCATCAGGCTACGCATTTATGACACTGTGTGCAGATTCAGGTCTACCCCTGGTTGTACAATATTTGCCAATACTCACAGCAATGCAGTATATACTTTCTCATTGCTTACTTTATATGACGCTCTCGTTTTTGTCaacctctttgtttccttcctgattTTGTGGCAGCTTCTGATGTCATTGAAGCTTACTGCTTGCCTTGGGGTCAGTGATTCCTTATCCAAATAGCAATCCATATTTTAGTAATACAGTTCAAGGCTGTACTCAGCATTGCATTTTAAacatcaccttatttttgatcaTTATTACTTTATATAGTTATCAAACCCTATGTTCAGGCGGGACTATTTCAGGTTAAAAACTTGTTGAACTCTAAGGAGCTTCCTCTTGTAATCCAAACTGAAATAAAACTTCCCTTTACAGTTCTAACAATATTCAGGTACATAGTTGGGTACAGTctcctaataaatttttttttttttgtctaatgATTTTGAGAGGATCCAATCCTCAAAACTAAGAAGATAAAGACTTAATAATTTAATTAACCCTGCTGTATTACAGAAAATAATTCAGCAGATAAACCTCTTAGAATAGACTTAATACAGTAAACAACTTATACAAATATActgtattatgtatattataaaataagcaCATGATATAAACAATATATAAGCTAAGCACACTGATATAAACATCTGAGGAAATTACTGGGGGGAACTGAAATTCAGAAACCATAAGACGAAAAGTGTCTTTTAtttctctataaatatttttattttcctaaacccATGGTCACTTCACCCCTTCAAATCTCAGATgagtgggttaaaaaaaaagaaaaatgcatgatTCATTGGTTTGCTGTTAATAGGTCTTTTAAGATATGAAGGGTCAATGCATGACAGTTCAGTAGAATGATATTTCCCACATTTAAGAAAGGGCCCGGAAGCAAGTTTTTCTGTGATACTGCATGTTTATGAAACACTGCATTAAGAAagcatttggggggaaaaagggGGGAAATTCCCAAATAAGTACAGATATTCATATCTGGAGGAATTTTATATATCAAAAAGAAAGTATTGCTTGCTTTAAAAGAACATTAAGATGATAACGGTGTCTGGCTTTTTAGTTTATTGACTCTGGCACCATGTGTGCTGCAGCTATAGTCATTTATGATGTGCAGATGGGCAAAGTCAGCCCCAGAAATGCTGTGACTCCTCCATGGTTACATAATATAGATTTATCAAAAAAAGGAAGTCAGACCCAAACTTTCAGATCCTTAGTTTCGTTTTCTAAGCATTGTTTACTGATGGTCAGTTGGCATCTCCATGATGGAATTGccattcaacaaaatgaaaagaactcCACACCCAGTCTAAGGAGAGGGGAAAATAAGATTGAGATGCAGTCCTTTGGCTAAGATTCCCACTTTTGTAGAGGAATTCATTGTTTTGGAATGAGATTATACACCTTGTCAGACTTTCTCCTCTTCGGAAGGAATCTGAATCTTGGCCCATTTCCCACATAAAAGAGCCTCGCATTGCTGCAGGAACACGCTGAGGAAGTCATGATTTCTTGCCCATCCCAGCATCTCATGGGTTGGAAAAAAGCTCAGGTGAGGAGAGAAACAATCTGAGGTGAGCCTTGGCATACAATCATGGATGAAAGTAGCTAGTTCATTGAATACCTGGTC
Coding sequences within:
- the SLC16A14 gene encoding monocarboxylate transporter 14, producing the protein MYTSHEDVGYDFEDDPKDKKTLKPHPNIDGGWAWMMVLSSFFVHILIMGSQMALGVLNVEWLEEFHQSRGLTAWVSSLSMGVTLIVGPFIGLFINTCGCRQTAIIGGLLNSLGWVLSAYAGNVHYLFITFGVAAGFGSGMAYLPAVVMVGRYFQKRRALAQGLSTTGTGFGTFLMTVLLKYLCAEYGWRNAMFIQGAVSLNLCVCGALMRPLSPGTDGDDPEGKEPHVLPAHPTESVRSSGQLGGAEEKGGGPGTEDSLGDMPAQACHEKAAHRKDVCAFRVLKTVSRLTVRVRKGFRDWYLGYFGTASLFTNRMFVAFIFWALFAYSSFVIPFIHLPEIVNLYNLSEQNDVFPLTSIIAIVHIFGKVILGVVADLPCISVWNVFLMTNFTLVLSIFILPLMHTYAGLAVICALIGFSSGYFSLMPVVTEDLVGIEHLANAYGIIICANGISALLGPPFAGWIYDITQKYDFSFYICGLLYMVGILFLLIQPCIQIIEQSRKKYMDGANV